The following are encoded in a window of Esox lucius isolate fEsoLuc1 chromosome 14, fEsoLuc1.pri, whole genome shotgun sequence genomic DNA:
- the ch25hl2 gene encoding cholesterol 25-hydroxylase-like protein 2, translating to MNAGGLFSCLALPWISHLDMANLTLGLGLPEQSVLQPAWDYLLQYYQAELRSPLFPVVISVSTYFLMVTLYTALDLLAPSWPTLNRYKLHPDRPVTWENIWTTLGLTAYNHLVYIFPAAVGQWLWRPPIPLPPDAPSLMGFLLGILGCTVMFDFQYYLWHLLHHRVAWLYRTFHVVHHQYLQPFSLVTQYLSAWELISVGFWTTVDPLLLQCHCLTAWGFMVFTICVATEDHCGYDFPWSLHRLVPFGLWGGPPKHDAHHRMPGTNFAPFFSHWDWLGGTNLVPTTPTEDTLVTEGLKGSRDK from the coding sequence ATGAATGCAGGCGGTTTGTTCAGCTGTTTGGCTCTCCCCTGGATCTCACACCTGGACATGGCAAACCTGACCCTGGGGCTGGGGCTCCCGGAGCAGTCCGTCCTCCAGCCAGCGTGGGACTACCTCCTGCAGTACTACCAGGCAGAGCTGCGGAGCCCTCTGTTTCCGGTGGTCATCTCCGTCTCCACCTACTTCCTCATGGTGACCCTCTACACCGCGCTGGACCTCCTGGCCCCCAGCTGGCCCACCCTCAACCGCTACAAGCTCCACCCGGACAGACCCGTCACCTGGGAGAACATCTGGACCACGCTGGGCCTCACCGCCTACAACCACCTGGTCTACATCTTCCCCGCCGCCGTGGGCCAGTGGCTATGGAGGCCCCCCATCCCTCTTCCCCCCGACGCCCCCAGTCTAATGGGCTTCCTCCTCGGAATCCTGGGCTGCACAGTGATGTTTGACTTCCAGTACTACCTCTggcacctcctccaccaccgcGTCGCCTGGCTGTACCGCaccttccacgtcgtgcacCACCAGTACCTGCAGCCCTTCAGCCTGGTCACCCAGTACCTTTCAGCCTGGGAGCTGATCAGCGTGGGCTTCTGGACCACCGTGGACCCCTTGCTGCTGCAGTGCCACTGCTTGACCGCCTGGGGCTTCATGGTGTTCACCATCTGTGTCGCCACTGAGGACCACTGCGGCTACGACTTCCCCTGGTCTTTGCACCGCCTGGTGCCCTTTGGCCTCTGGGGCGGACCGCCCAAACATGACGCCCACCACCGGATGCCCGGGACAAACTTTGCGCCGTTCTTTTCCCACTGGGACTGGCTGGGGGGGACTAACTTAGTGCCCACCACCCCCACCGAGGACACGTTGGTTACAGAAGGTCTGAAAGGGAGCAGAGATAAATAA
- the s100z gene encoding protein S100-Z, which yields MPSQLESAMDALITVFYNYSGNEGDKYKLNKGELKDLLNCELTDFLMSQKDPMLVEKIMNDLDSNKDNEVDFNEFVVLVSALTVACNDFFQEQQKKKAN from the exons ATGCCAAGCCAACTTGAGAGTGCAATGGATGCACTTATAACCGTTTTCTACAACTACTCCGGGAATGAAGGAGACAAATACAAGCTCAATAAGGGAGAGCTTAAAGACCTACTAAACTGTGAACTCACCGACTTTCTCATG TCTCAGAAAGACCCCATGCTGGTGGAGAAGATCATGAATGATCTAGACTCCAACAAAGACAACGAAGTGGACTTCAATGAGTTTGTGGTTCTGGTTTCTGCTCTAACTGTAGCCTGCAATGACTTCTTTCAGGAGCAGCAGAAGAAAAAAGCTAACTAA